A part of Helicobacter fennelliae genomic DNA contains:
- the gltS gene encoding sodium/glutamate symporter, translating into MYKQNAILSVVNLDFYITFMCMVGVLIVGRYIISKSRFLRDYNIPEPVIGGIVVAVLILCIYQFGHIEFKFDSSLRDPLMLAFFSSIGLSADFASLRKGGKMFCVFLVAVVGLLALQNIIGVSVASAMGVNPLIGMLGGSITMSGGHGTGAAWAEAFRNKYHLNATLEVAMACATFGLIMGGIIGGPVARFLIKHYKLKTPGIKQDSTTGEMFEMPAKERLITPISFVESLALIALCLLFGNLLSDWAKLMLPTFNLPTFVYCLFVGVLLRNVLSALRIHQVFDREMSVLGNVSLSLFLAFAMMTLNLWELVALALPIVMILGAQVVVMVVYAICITFRFCGKDYDAAVLAAGHCGFGLGATPTAMVNMQAVTSHYGLSHTAFIIVPLVGAFFLDLINALVIQGSLWILSLF; encoded by the coding sequence ATCTACAAGCAAAATGCCATACTTAGTGTGGTTAATCTTGATTTTTATATCACATTTATGTGTATGGTCGGAGTGCTTATAGTCGGGCGATACATCATCTCAAAGAGTCGATTTTTGCGCGATTATAACATTCCTGAGCCAGTGATTGGCGGGATTGTTGTCGCAGTGCTGATTTTGTGTATTTATCAGTTTGGGCATATAGAATTTAAATTTGACTCATCATTGCGCGATCCGCTTATGCTTGCGTTTTTTTCATCGATTGGGTTAAGTGCGGATTTTGCCTCGTTGCGTAAGGGTGGCAAAATGTTTTGTGTGTTTTTGGTCGCGGTGGTGGGTTTGCTTGCATTGCAAAATATCATCGGGGTAAGCGTAGCATCGGCTATGGGCGTTAATCCACTCATCGGTATGCTTGGAGGCTCTATCACGATGAGTGGCGGGCATGGCACAGGTGCAGCATGGGCGGAGGCATTTAGAAACAAATATCATCTTAATGCTACATTGGAAGTGGCTATGGCGTGCGCGACTTTTGGATTGATTATGGGCGGGATTATCGGCGGACCTGTGGCGCGATTTCTCATTAAGCATTATAAGCTCAAAACCCCGGGTATAAAGCAAGATAGCACTACGGGCGAGATGTTTGAAATGCCAGCAAAAGAGCGACTTATCACGCCTATAAGCTTTGTAGAATCTTTGGCGTTGATTGCGCTATGTCTGCTGTTTGGTAATCTTTTGAGTGATTGGGCGAAGTTAATGTTACCGACGTTTAATCTGCCTACTTTTGTGTATTGTCTTTTTGTGGGGGTGCTTTTGCGTAATGTGCTATCAGCCCTTCGGATTCATCAGGTGTTTGATAGGGAAATGTCTGTGTTAGGTAATGTCTCACTCTCGCTATTCCTTGCGTTTGCGATGATGACGCTTAATCTATGGGAGCTTGTGGCATTGGCATTGCCTATTGTTATGATTTTGGGCGCGCAAGTGGTAGTTATGGTGGTGTATGCGATATGTATCACTTTTAGATTCTGTGGGAAGGATTATGATGCGGCGGTTTTGGCTGCTGGGCATTGTGGGTTTGGCTTAGGGGCGACTCCTACGGCTATGGTTAATATGCAGGCAGTAACTTCGCATTATGGATTGAGCCATACGGCTTTTATTATCGTGCCTTTGGTTGGGGCATTTTTCTTGGATTTGATAAATGCGCTTGTGATACAGGGCTCATTGTGGATTCTGTCGTTGTTTTGA
- the acpS gene encoding holo-ACP synthase yields the protein MVGIDITSIERIDRIFRQYGMDFLEHFLSAQEIKILESKNLNVASMAGFWAAKEACSKALGVGIGKDLSFLDIIISYTPKKAPLITLTQHKLEKFHINNLALSISHDGGFAIAIVIASFV from the coding sequence TTGGTTGGGATAGACATCACAAGTATCGAGCGAATTGATCGGATATTTAGACAATATGGAATGGATTTTTTGGAGCATTTTTTAAGCGCACAAGAAATCAAGATTCTAGAATCTAAAAATCTCAATGTCGCGAGTATGGCTGGATTTTGGGCTGCGAAAGAAGCGTGCTCAAAAGCCTTAGGTGTCGGTATAGGAAAAGATCTAAGCTTTCTAGACATCATCATCTCATACACTCCCAAAAAAGCCCCACTTATCACACTCACACAGCATAAGCTTGAAAAATTCCATATCAATAATCTTGCATTAAGTATTAGTCATGATGGCGGATTTGCAATCGCAATTGTGATCGCTTCATTTGTGTAA
- a CDS encoding flagellar basal body-associated FliL family protein, translating into MAEEEKDEQQESKKGNKSLLFIIIGVVVALIIIGVVVIMLLGGGSEEESPKDHGTQSATNKKAPLSSDAVSLMNVGPIYPLAEPFIINLASQGRDYYMQISISLALDSEKLQPEIEKKLDIIRNVIIDVFSTKTPEDMKTPKGRNKAVDEIRDRINEFLVDGNVTQVIYSNVIIQQG; encoded by the coding sequence ATGGCTGAAGAAGAAAAAGACGAGCAGCAAGAATCTAAAAAAGGCAATAAAAGTTTATTATTTATCATTATTGGCGTTGTGGTTGCATTAATCATTATCGGTGTAGTTGTGATTATGCTTTTAGGCGGAGGAAGTGAGGAAGAAAGCCCAAAAGATCATGGCACACAAAGTGCGACGAACAAAAAAGCTCCTCTTAGCAGTGATGCGGTTTCTTTGATGAATGTCGGTCCTATTTATCCTCTTGCCGAGCCATTTATCATCAATCTAGCAAGTCAAGGGCGAGATTATTATATGCAGATTTCAATCAGCCTAGCACTTGATAGCGAGAAGCTTCAGCCAGAAATTGAGAAAAAACTCGATATTATCAGAAATGTCATTATTGATGTGTTTTCCACCAAAACTCCAGAGGATATGAAAACTCCCAAAGGACGAAACAAAGCAGTTGATGAAATACGCGACAGAATCAATGAATTTTTAGTCGATGGTAATGTAACGCAAGTGATTTACTCAAATGTCATAATCCAACAAGGCTAA
- a CDS encoding RsmD family RNA methyltransferase has translation MNLTKNSMKSSSSKTTYKMTHNTHKTTPKTTLHNTRSNHKKHSALKKITKKHQKSQKSNQSRSSQILQKSQSHSSRKSQKSRHIPVINMPKHLRVIGGKFRGLKLFAPLENIESHTESSLESSLKSNTKSNLDSNLESNLDSASSFVSASSHSLAHSSLCHSAYLTKSQTRPTKSILKESLFNTLGSAVIDCYFIEGFSGSGSVGIEAISRGAKRAVFFEKDKRAIELLKQNLELLSKYSHTEMTEMYAEIFVGNSFIELPKFLRTLQNPSLLYLDPPFSIRQNYADIYENCANLIRTIDTPFVREIIIEHYSSYHFSTQIGMFLQTKTRKFGKSSLSYFTQGEQHG, from the coding sequence ATGAATTTAACCAAAAACTCTATGAAATCCTCAAGCTCAAAAACAACATACAAAATGACGCATAATACACACAAAACAACCCCTAAAACAACCCTGCACAATACACGCTCTAATCACAAAAAGCACTCTGCTTTGAAAAAAATTACAAAAAAACACCAAAAATCGCAAAAATCAAATCAATCGCGCTCATCACAGATTTTGCAAAAATCTCAATCGCATTCATCAAGAAAATCACAAAAATCGCGCCACATTCCTGTGATAAATATGCCAAAACATCTGCGTGTTATCGGCGGAAAGTTTAGGGGACTCAAGCTTTTTGCGCCCCTTGAAAACATAGAATCTCACACAGAATCTAGTTTGGAATCTAGCCTAAAATCCAACACAAAATCAAATCTGGATTCTAACTTGGAATCTAATTTAGATTCTGCCTCAAGCTTTGTGTCTGCTTCATCGCACTCTTTAGCACACTCTTCATTGTGTCATTCTGCATATCTCACCAAATCCCAAACGCGCCCCACAAAATCCATACTCAAAGAATCACTTTTTAATACGCTTGGAAGTGCGGTTATAGACTGCTATTTTATCGAAGGGTTTAGCGGAAGCGGAAGTGTCGGCATAGAAGCAATTAGTCGCGGGGCAAAAAGGGCAGTGTTTTTTGAAAAAGACAAAAGAGCCATAGAGCTTTTGAAGCAGAATCTAGAGCTATTGTCAAAATATAGTCATACAGAAATGACAGAAATGTATGCAGAAATTTTTGTCGGCAATAGCTTCATAGAGCTTCCAAAATTCTTACGCACACTCCAAAATCCAAGCCTGCTGTATCTTGACCCGCCATTTTCAATCCGCCAAAATTATGCCGATATTTATGAAAATTGTGCTAACCTTATACGCACAATAGATACTCCATTTGTGCGAGAGATTATCATAGAGCATTATAGCTCTTATCATTTTTCGACACAGATTGGAATGTTTTTGCAGACAAAAACCAGAAAATTTGGAAAGAGTAGTTTAAGTTATTTTACACAAGGAGAACAACATGGCTGA